Proteins co-encoded in one Meiothermus sp. genomic window:
- a CDS encoding RNA-binding protein — translation MQEYLKKARGGRVIQTPFLEADALDELRRMAKQEGLRLETFGGLPMASRQVAVLFPEPIPAVADPTLVVFIGFEGDLETLEDKLRGLLEPGLMGDLEETTEGFLLATLPKGFKTLQESGLEARLASPEQLPKTRERTRSVVVPSLRVDVVGAKGFGVSRTYFALGVKAGKVKLRGKTASAKDELSEGDTLLAEGLGSLVVKKVLGQTKRGNLKLEVEVHR, via the coding sequence ATGCAGGAATATCTGAAAAAAGCTCGAGGGGGCCGGGTGATACAGACCCCTTTTCTAGAGGCCGATGCGCTAGATGAGCTGCGCCGGATGGCAAAGCAAGAGGGGCTTCGCCTCGAGACCTTTGGGGGTCTCCCGATGGCCTCCCGTCAGGTGGCGGTGCTTTTTCCCGAGCCCATTCCGGCGGTGGCCGACCCGACCCTGGTGGTGTTTATAGGTTTTGAGGGCGACCTCGAGACCCTCGAGGACAAACTACGTGGGCTGTTAGAACCGGGCCTGATGGGTGACCTGGAAGAGACTACAGAAGGCTTTTTGCTGGCGACCCTGCCCAAAGGGTTCAAAACTTTGCAAGAATCGGGCCTCGAGGCCCGGCTCGCCTCTCCCGAGCAGCTCCCCAAAACCCGCGAGCGCACCCGCAGCGTGGTAGTGCCCAGCCTGCGGGTGGACGTGGTGGGAGCCAAAGGCTTTGGGGTCTCGCGCACCTACTTTGCGCTGGGGGTCAAGGCGGGCAAGGTCAAACTACGAGGCAAGACCGCCTCGGCCAAAGACGAGCTATCCGAAGGTGATACCCTGCTGGCCGAAGGGCTGGGCAGCTTGGTGGTCAAGAAGGTGCTGGGCCAGACCAAGCGGGGGAACCTGAAGCTCGAGGTGGAGGTTCACCGATAA